Below is a genomic region from Halogeometricum sp. S1BR25-6.
TACGTGTACGCGCTCACGCGGGAGGTTCAGCGGGCCGGCGTCTCGCTGTACACCGGTCACGCCGTCTCGCGAATCGAACGCACCGACGAGGGGTATCACCTCGCGACGAGCAACAGCGACGTCGAGGCGTCGTATCTGGTGAACGCGGCGGGCCTGCATGCCGACACGCTGGCCCATCAGGTCGGCGTCGGAGAGTCGTACCAGGTCGTCCCGTTCCGCGGCGAGTACTACGAACTCACGCCGGAGCGAGCGGACCTCTGTCGGACGATGATCTATCCGACGCCGGACCCGGACCTCCCATTCCTCGGCGTCCACTACACCCGCCGGACGGACGGGAAGGTTATCGTCGGTCCGAACGCGGTGCTGGCGTTCGGACGCGAGGCGTACGACAACACGGACGTGAACCCGGCCGAACTCGCCGAGACGCTCGGGTACGAGGGTTTCAGGAAGCTTCTCGCCTCCCGAACGATGCTGTCGGCGGCGTGGGAAGAACTGAACAAATCCTACCGGAAGCGGAAGTTCGTCGAAGCCTCACAGCGCCTGGTTCCGGAGGTGCGAGGCGACGACCTGACCGAGAGTTACGCCGGCATCCGCGCCCAACTCGTCAGCGACGAGGGCGAACTGGTGAAAGACCCACTGTTCGTCGAACGGGAGGACGCGGTCCACGTCCTCAACGCGGTGTCCCCCGGTTTGACCTCGTCGCTCCCGTTCGGCGAGCACATCGCGGAGACGCTCGCCGCGAAGGTCTGAGGCGGACGTGAGACCGCGTCGAACCCGACCACTTATCACCGCCTGCCCGGAACGGTAGACGATGGCAACCCTCACGACAGCGCAGCGAGAGTTCGCGGAGCGCGCCGAGTCGGTCGCCGCCGAGTTCGCCGACGACGCATACACGTGGCACGGGGACGTACCGTGGGAGAACCTCGAACGACTGTCCGAGGCGGACCTCTACTGTCCGTCGATTTCGGAGGCGTACGGCGGACAGGGGCTGTCCGACCTGACGGCGATGCTCCTGACCGAGGCCGTCGGCCGCGAGTGTCCGGACACGGGGTGGTTCACCTACATGCAGAGCATGGTCGCGCCGCGAGC
It encodes:
- the lhgO gene encoding L-2-hydroxyglutarate oxidase, with translation MIRHDVAIVGGGCVGLSVAKHLAARTNLDVAVLEKEHHLAAHQSGRNSGVLHPGFNYPPGSKKARFATEGTRRMKEYCAAHDVPCEELGVLVVAKTDREAAHLETLAEQAEANGVAYELLDSRAALREHEPHAAGRAALYAPEAASVDSQQYVYALTREVQRAGVSLYTGHAVSRIERTDEGYHLATSNSDVEASYLVNAAGLHADTLAHQVGVGESYQVVPFRGEYYELTPERADLCRTMIYPTPDPDLPFLGVHYTRRTDGKVIVGPNAVLAFGREAYDNTDVNPAELAETLGYEGFRKLLASRTMLSAAWEELNKSYRKRKFVEASQRLVPEVRGDDLTESYAGIRAQLVSDEGELVKDPLFVEREDAVHVLNAVSPGLTSSLPFGEHIAETLAAKV